In the genome of Gordonia rubripertincta, one region contains:
- a CDS encoding salicylate synthase: MSLTTDSRTSRIDAAELGLDPAAGLIAPATPLTEAVAARISAAWAGSGEFGDHVVYERNRRWTFAAGVNVRVVVTRGEVIVDDRGRRTTTAWQGDPADALAAATEAMSIPDWRLYGWVGFDFCAPYHGILDRVPDDTVLAHLIVPEFEAFVDADGVDTGAADPERARRLLEIAATAGDPGTSRPVDVRVDTEDYRGRVAAAVSEIAAGRYQKVILSRAVDIPFAVDIPATYARGRADNTPARSYLLSLGDLSAAGFSPELVVAVHADRTVVTEPLAGTRAFGVSADQDAAARAELLGDAKEVAEHAMSVRACYDEIASISAAETTAVSTFMEVRERGSVQHLASTVKGTLAEGESPWRALEVVFPSITASGVPKTAAVDAIDRLESRRRGPYSGAVLVASSSGELEATLALRTVFSSGGKAWLRAGAGIVAQSTPEREFEETCEKLGSVAPYVIPR; encoded by the coding sequence ATGTCGCTGACGACCGACTCGCGGACGTCGAGGATCGATGCTGCGGAACTCGGCCTCGACCCGGCGGCCGGTCTCATCGCACCGGCGACGCCGCTCACCGAGGCGGTCGCCGCCCGGATCTCCGCCGCCTGGGCGGGTTCGGGCGAGTTCGGCGACCATGTCGTCTACGAGCGCAACCGACGCTGGACCTTCGCCGCGGGTGTGAACGTGCGAGTCGTGGTCACCCGCGGTGAGGTCATCGTCGACGACCGGGGCCGCCGGACGACCACCGCATGGCAGGGCGACCCGGCCGATGCGCTGGCCGCGGCGACGGAGGCGATGTCGATCCCCGACTGGCGGCTCTACGGGTGGGTCGGGTTCGACTTCTGCGCGCCGTATCACGGCATCCTCGACCGTGTTCCCGACGACACCGTGCTCGCGCATCTGATCGTTCCCGAGTTCGAGGCCTTCGTGGACGCGGATGGGGTCGACACCGGCGCCGCCGATCCGGAACGAGCTCGCCGTCTTCTCGAGATCGCCGCCACCGCAGGTGATCCCGGGACCTCGCGGCCCGTCGACGTGCGGGTCGACACCGAGGACTACCGTGGCCGCGTCGCCGCCGCCGTCTCCGAGATCGCGGCCGGTCGCTACCAGAAGGTCATCCTCTCCCGTGCGGTGGACATCCCCTTCGCGGTCGACATCCCCGCCACCTATGCCCGCGGCCGTGCGGACAACACCCCGGCCCGCTCCTATCTGCTCTCGCTCGGCGACCTCTCGGCCGCCGGCTTCAGCCCCGAACTCGTGGTCGCGGTGCACGCCGATCGCACCGTCGTCACCGAACCACTCGCCGGGACAAGGGCCTTCGGGGTCTCCGCCGACCAGGATGCGGCCGCTCGGGCGGAGCTCCTCGGCGACGCCAAGGAGGTCGCCGAGCACGCGATGTCGGTGCGCGCCTGCTACGACGAGATCGCCTCGATCTCGGCCGCCGAGACGACAGCGGTCAGCACGTTCATGGAGGTGCGCGAGCGCGGCAGCGTCCAGCATCTGGCGTCGACGGTGAAGGGCACCCTCGCCGAGGGGGAATCTCCCTGGCGTGCACTCGAAGTCGTCTTCCCGTCGATCACCGCGTCGGGAGTGCCCAAGACCGCGGCCGTCGACGCCATCGACCGCCTCGAGTCCCGGCGGCGCGGGCCGTACTCCGGTGCGGTCCTCGTCGCGTCGTCGTCGGGTGAACTCGAGGCGACGCTCGCGCTGCGCACCGTCTTCTCGTCCGGGGGCAAGGCGTGGCTCCGGGCGGGGGCCGGCATCGTCGCGCAGTCGACGCCGGAACGCGAGTTCGAGGAGACGTGCGAGAAGCTGGGCAGCGTCGCCCCGTACGTCATCCCACGCTGA
- a CDS encoding acyl carrier protein, with the protein MSDHITEALHGILTEDLDLALGDVTRDSRLIDDLGLDSVAFAIGVVAIEERLGVRLSERELFESKTVGDLEDLIRAKAGTPA; encoded by the coding sequence ATGTCCGACCACATCACCGAAGCGCTGCACGGCATCCTCACCGAGGACCTCGACCTCGCGCTCGGCGACGTCACCCGCGACTCACGGTTGATCGACGACCTGGGCCTCGACTCGGTGGCGTTCGCCATCGGCGTCGTCGCGATCGAGGAGCGGCTGGGTGTGAGGCTCTCCGAACGAGAACTCTTCGAGTCCAAGACGGTCGGTGATCTCGAGGACCTGATCCGCGCGAAGGCCGGGACCCCGGCCTGA
- a CDS encoding acyl-CoA dehydrogenase family protein, with translation MSVDTGVQTYAELLDEAFDGKVAAWAAQAENDHRFPRPLLEHLGEAGVFTRKWEGRKLTELHDHFALGRHLGSLGSAAIGVGVSLHDSAIAILRRFGRNDFLTDLAQRAMTTDAVLCIGASEEQGGSDLQNSETRIFAEDGGYRVVGVKKFVSLSPIADHMFVVCRSVEDGLDTGGNVALATVPIDKVRVGAPYEKLGAGPLDTAPVTIDTWIPEEALIARPGTGLAVISWGLAHERYSVAAQIAASCEVMLGVTLARMMERTQFGKKLYDHQALRLRLADLQARVDVLSYSLDGVAARGKINLRTAAALKATAANLGEEVASECLHIFGGIGYLEAETPIGRWWRDMKLARVGGGTDEVLWELVAAAMKPDTERYQQFVPSPPNRTP, from the coding sequence GTGAGCGTGGACACCGGAGTGCAGACGTACGCCGAACTGCTCGACGAGGCGTTCGACGGGAAGGTCGCCGCGTGGGCGGCGCAGGCCGAGAACGACCATCGGTTCCCCCGGCCGCTGCTCGAACACCTCGGCGAGGCAGGGGTTTTCACCCGCAAGTGGGAGGGTCGCAAGCTGACCGAACTCCACGACCACTTCGCTCTCGGTCGGCATCTCGGCTCGCTGGGCTCGGCCGCGATCGGTGTCGGGGTCAGCCTGCACGATTCGGCCATCGCGATCCTCCGCCGTTTCGGGCGGAACGACTTCCTGACGGATTTGGCGCAGCGCGCGATGACCACGGATGCCGTCCTGTGCATCGGTGCCTCCGAGGAACAGGGCGGTTCGGACCTGCAGAACTCGGAGACGCGGATCTTCGCCGAGGACGGCGGATATCGGGTCGTCGGGGTCAAGAAGTTCGTCTCGCTCTCGCCGATCGCCGACCACATGTTCGTGGTGTGCCGCAGCGTCGAGGACGGCCTCGACACCGGGGGCAACGTCGCGCTGGCCACCGTCCCGATCGACAAGGTCCGCGTCGGTGCTCCCTACGAGAAACTGGGTGCCGGGCCGCTCGACACCGCGCCGGTCACCATCGACACGTGGATTCCCGAGGAGGCGTTGATCGCCCGGCCGGGGACAGGTCTGGCGGTCATCAGCTGGGGCCTTGCGCACGAACGCTATTCGGTCGCAGCGCAGATCGCGGCCTCGTGCGAGGTGATGCTGGGTGTGACGCTCGCCCGCATGATGGAGCGCACCCAGTTCGGCAAGAAACTCTACGACCATCAGGCACTCCGCCTGCGACTCGCGGATCTGCAGGCCCGCGTCGACGTGCTGAGCTACTCGCTCGACGGCGTCGCCGCCCGGGGAAAGATCAACCTGCGCACCGCCGCCGCGCTCAAGGCCACCGCAGCCAACCTGGGCGAAGAAGTCGCCTCGGAATGCCTGCACATCTTCGGCGGGATCGGCTATCTCGAGGCCGAGACGCCGATCGGACGCTGGTGGCGCGACATGAAACTCGCTCGCGTCGGCGGCGGCACCGACGAGGTGTTGTGGGAACTGGTCGCGGCGGCCATGAAACCCGACACCGAGCGCTACCAGCAGTTCGTCCCCAGTCCTCCCAACCGGACGCCCTGA